In a single window of the Pontibacter russatus genome:
- a CDS encoding sulfate adenylyltransferase subunit 1, with protein sequence MDILRFITAGSVDDGKSTLIGRLLYDTKQIYIDQLEAIESSGRVNEDGEVDLSLLTDGLKAEREQGITIDVAYKYFNTPRRKFIIADAPGHIQYTRNMVTGASNSNLAIILVDARHGVQEQTRRHSIISSLLGIPHLVICINKMDLVGFDENVYNQIVEDYRKFSKKLTSKDITFIPVSALKGDNIVDRSAAMPWYNGPSLLEHLEQVPVSQDFNLDDSRFPVQYVIRPHTHEHHDYRGYAGKVISGIYRKGDKVIVLPSGQTSTVKSVELGGKVLEEAFAPQSVVLQLEDDVDISRGDVIVKQEEELDVTKEFEALVCWMDAKALKPGAKLLLRHNATETRAVIRQIQYKVDVNTLDRIEDVDQVQLNDVCRVQVRTATPLLVDPYLKNRSNGGFILVDETSYTTVGAGMVATVSHESELNYMI encoded by the coding sequence GCAGGGTAAACGAGGACGGCGAGGTAGACCTGTCGCTGCTGACGGACGGCCTGAAGGCGGAGCGTGAGCAGGGCATCACTATCGACGTGGCCTACAAGTATTTCAACACGCCGCGCCGCAAGTTTATCATCGCCGATGCGCCGGGCCATATCCAGTATACCCGCAACATGGTGACGGGTGCCTCTAACTCCAACCTGGCCATTATACTGGTAGACGCGCGCCATGGCGTGCAGGAGCAGACGCGCCGCCACTCCATCATCTCTTCTTTGCTGGGCATTCCGCACCTGGTTATCTGCATCAACAAAATGGACCTGGTTGGTTTTGATGAAAACGTATATAACCAGATTGTAGAGGACTACCGGAAGTTCTCCAAGAAGCTGACATCCAAAGACATCACGTTTATTCCGGTGAGCGCCCTGAAAGGCGACAACATCGTGGACCGATCCGCGGCCATGCCGTGGTACAACGGCCCGAGCCTGTTGGAGCATCTGGAGCAGGTGCCTGTGTCGCAGGACTTTAACCTGGACGATTCCCGTTTCCCGGTGCAGTACGTGATACGCCCGCACACACACGAGCACCACGACTACCGGGGCTATGCCGGCAAGGTAATCAGCGGCATCTACCGCAAAGGCGATAAGGTGATCGTGCTGCCATCGGGCCAGACATCTACTGTCAAGTCGGTGGAACTGGGCGGCAAGGTGTTAGAGGAAGCATTTGCGCCGCAGTCGGTGGTGCTGCAACTGGAGGATGACGTGGACATCAGCCGCGGCGACGTGATTGTGAAGCAGGAAGAGGAACTGGACGTGACGAAGGAGTTTGAGGCGCTGGTTTGCTGGATGGACGCAAAGGCGCTGAAGCCGGGCGCTAAGCTGCTGCTTCGCCACAACGCCACCGAAACGCGCGCCGTTATCCGGCAGATACAGTACAAGGTGGATGTAAACACCCTTGACCGCATCGAGGACGTGGACCAGGTGCAGTTAAATGACGTTTGCCGTGTGCAGGTGCGCACCGCCACACCCCTGCTGGTGGACCCGTACCTGAAGAACCGCTCCAACGGCGGCTTTATCCTGGTAGATGAAACTTCCTACACCACGGTGGGGGCTGGCATGGTAGCTACGGTGTCGCATGAGAGTGAGCTCAATTACATGATTTAA
- a CDS encoding OsmC family protein, with the protein MEVNLARVDQDFHFAGVGTSGVEVHIDGSPEIGGHNAGARPMELLLMGLGGCSAIDIIQILKKQRQQIDSFRIKVTAVREAGAVPSLFKEIHVHFTLRGPLEEERVGKAVSLSMDKYCSVAAILYKTATITHSFEVVAG; encoded by the coding sequence ATGGAAGTTAACTTAGCACGCGTAGACCAGGATTTTCATTTCGCCGGAGTGGGTACTTCCGGAGTGGAGGTGCATATAGACGGCTCTCCTGAGATTGGCGGCCACAACGCAGGCGCCCGCCCGATGGAGCTGCTGCTGATGGGACTCGGCGGTTGCAGCGCCATCGACATCATCCAGATACTCAAGAAGCAGCGCCAGCAAATCGATTCGTTCCGCATTAAAGTAACGGCAGTGCGGGAGGCCGGGGCGGTGCCCTCCCTGTTCAAAGAGATTCATGTGCATTTTACGCTGAGAGGCCCGCTGGAAGAAGAGCGGGTAGGAAAAGCAGTCAGCCTCTCGATGGACAAGTACTGCTCAGTAGCCGCCATTCTATATAAAACCGCCACCATCACGCACAGCTTTGAAGTGGTGGCAGGCTGA
- a CDS encoding trans-sulfuration enzyme family protein translates to MSDNETKAIRLQAKRSHNREHSVPLYLTSSFIFDSAEQARAVFADEEAGNIYSRFSNPNVDELVQKMCYLEKAEDGFAFATGMSAVFTSMAALLSAGDHVLAGRAVFGSTHQLLTSILPRWGITHSYADADKPEEWERLITPQTKMILVETPSNPGLELIDLEWLGELKRKHNLLLVVDNCFATPILQTPIDFGADLVVHSATKYIDGQGRVLGGMIVGRQDLIKEIRFFSRHTGPALSPFNAWVLSKSLETLSLRIDKHCENAMKLAETLEGNPALEVVNYPFLPSFAQYELAKKQMKQGGGILTFVVKGGYEAAKRFMDNLQMATITSNLGDTRTIATHPASTTHSKLSPEEKAATGISDGLIRVSVGLESIQDIIGDIEQALAKV, encoded by the coding sequence ATGTCTGATAACGAAACAAAGGCCATCCGGCTGCAGGCCAAACGCAGCCATAACCGGGAGCACTCCGTGCCTCTTTACCTCACTTCCAGTTTTATTTTTGACAGTGCCGAGCAGGCCCGCGCCGTGTTCGCCGACGAAGAGGCGGGCAACATCTACTCCCGCTTCTCCAACCCGAACGTGGACGAGCTGGTGCAGAAAATGTGCTACCTGGAGAAGGCGGAAGACGGCTTTGCCTTTGCCACGGGCATGTCGGCGGTGTTTACCAGCATGGCCGCGCTGCTGAGCGCCGGAGACCACGTGCTGGCCGGTCGCGCCGTGTTCGGCTCTACGCACCAACTGCTCACCTCCATTCTGCCGCGCTGGGGCATTACGCACTCCTATGCCGACGCCGACAAGCCGGAGGAATGGGAGCGCCTGATTACGCCGCAAACCAAGATGATTCTGGTGGAGACGCCATCGAACCCCGGGCTGGAGCTGATTGACCTGGAATGGCTGGGTGAGCTCAAGCGGAAGCACAACCTGCTTTTGGTGGTGGATAACTGCTTTGCCACGCCCATTTTGCAAACGCCCATAGACTTTGGCGCGGACCTGGTGGTGCATTCGGCCACCAAGTACATCGATGGGCAGGGCCGGGTGCTGGGCGGCATGATAGTGGGGCGGCAGGATCTGATCAAGGAAATCCGCTTTTTCTCGCGCCATACCGGCCCGGCCCTGTCGCCGTTCAATGCCTGGGTGCTGTCCAAGAGCCTTGAGACGCTCTCGCTGCGTATCGACAAGCACTGCGAAAATGCAATGAAACTGGCGGAGACACTGGAAGGGAACCCGGCGCTGGAAGTGGTGAATTACCCGTTCCTGCCGTCGTTCGCGCAGTACGAGCTGGCTAAAAAACAGATGAAGCAGGGCGGCGGCATTCTGACCTTCGTGGTGAAGGGAGGCTATGAGGCAGCCAAGCGTTTTATGGACAACCTGCAGATGGCCACCATCACCTCCAACCTGGGCGACACCCGCACCATTGCCACGCACCCGGCCTCTACCACGCACTCCAAACTATCCCCCGAAGAGAAAGCCGCCACCGGTATTTCAGATGGTTTGATCCGGGTGTCTGTCGGACTGGAGAGCATCCAGGACATCATTGGGGACATCGAGCAGGCGCTGGCGAAGGTTTGA
- a CDS encoding TSUP family transporter has protein sequence MSSSQNTIQDSPPATVQPVINPLFPVFLKLEQLQTLVVGGGNVGLEKLSAILANSPQAQVLLVAPAILPEIEELASRHPLVRLEKREFREEDLADRDIVLVATDDHVLNVTIRDLAKSRKILTNVADTPQQCDFYLGSIVQKGSLKLAISTNGKSPTVAKRLKQVLNEALPDEIEQVLDKLTRLRAQLTGDFAYKVKRLNEVTEVLVEPKAPVARKKSRYSTTVVLMLVLAAISLMVTGHLLFSYIPFSTIGHLALDVAAQVDREILIFILAGFVAQLIDGALGMAYGVSATTFLLSFGISPVAASASVHASEIFTSGASGWMHLKFGNVNSKLFKTIVVPGVLGAIAGAYLLFTLEEYIYLIKPIVAGYTLFLGILIIRKVLKKRVKKSPVTRLGMLGAVGGFMDAIGGGGWGPIVSSTLIAKGRHPMYTIGSVNLAEFFVSFASSAAFISLAGISHWQIIIGLILGGTISAPLGAMLARKLPVKTMMIIVGIVIIIVSLRMIFMTFFG, from the coding sequence ATGAGCAGTTCGCAGAATACAATACAAGACTCTCCCCCGGCTACGGTGCAGCCGGTTATCAACCCGCTGTTCCCCGTTTTCCTGAAACTGGAGCAACTGCAGACGCTGGTAGTGGGAGGGGGCAACGTAGGGCTCGAGAAACTCTCGGCCATCCTGGCTAACAGCCCGCAGGCGCAGGTGCTGCTGGTTGCCCCGGCCATATTGCCCGAAATTGAAGAACTGGCCAGCCGCCACCCGCTGGTGAGGCTCGAGAAGCGGGAATTCCGGGAAGAGGACCTGGCGGATCGTGACATTGTGCTGGTGGCGACGGACGATCATGTGCTGAACGTGACTATCCGGGACCTGGCGAAATCGCGCAAGATTCTCACCAACGTAGCTGACACGCCGCAGCAGTGCGATTTCTACCTGGGGTCTATCGTGCAGAAGGGCAGCCTGAAGCTCGCCATCTCCACCAACGGGAAATCCCCGACAGTTGCCAAGCGCCTGAAGCAGGTGCTGAACGAGGCGCTGCCTGATGAGATAGAGCAGGTGCTGGACAAACTCACCAGACTTCGCGCCCAGCTCACCGGCGACTTTGCTTACAAGGTGAAGCGCCTGAACGAGGTGACGGAGGTGCTGGTGGAGCCCAAAGCCCCTGTCGCCCGTAAAAAATCGAGGTACAGCACTACCGTTGTGCTGATGCTGGTGCTGGCGGCCATATCCCTGATGGTGACGGGGCACCTGCTCTTCAGCTATATCCCTTTCAGCACCATCGGCCACTTGGCCCTGGACGTGGCCGCGCAGGTCGACAGAGAGATCCTCATCTTTATACTGGCTGGTTTTGTGGCCCAACTCATCGACGGAGCCCTGGGCATGGCCTATGGCGTGAGCGCCACCACTTTCCTGCTGAGTTTCGGCATATCGCCGGTAGCGGCCAGCGCCAGCGTGCATGCCTCCGAGATTTTCACCTCGGGCGCCTCCGGCTGGATGCACCTTAAATTCGGCAACGTCAACAGCAAGCTCTTCAAGACCATTGTGGTACCCGGCGTGTTGGGGGCCATAGCGGGGGCTTACCTCCTCTTTACGCTGGAGGAGTACATCTACCTCATCAAGCCCATCGTGGCGGGATATACCCTGTTTCTGGGCATTCTCATTATCCGGAAGGTACTGAAGAAGCGTGTAAAGAAGAGCCCTGTGACGCGGCTTGGCATGCTGGGTGCTGTCGGCGGTTTTATGGATGCCATTGGCGGCGGCGGCTGGGGACCGATTGTTTCCTCGACGCTAATAGCGAAGGGCCGGCACCCGATGTACACCATCGGCTCCGTGAACCTGGCGGAGTTCTTCGTGTCCTTTGCCAGCTCGGCGGCCTTCATCTCGCTGGCAGGCATTTCACACTGGCAAATCATCATCGGCCTGATTCTGGGGGGCACTATCTCAGCGCCGCTGGGCGCCATGCTTGCCCGGAAGCTTCCGGTGAAAACCATGATGATCATCGTCGGCATTGTCATCATCATCGTCAGCCTGCGCATGATTTTCATGACCTTCTTCGGGTAG
- a CDS encoding nitrite/sulfite reductase produces the protein MQTFRSEIENPIVEKDIIELEKKIRMYRTGKMQEDKFKSLRLARGIYGQRQLGVQMIRIKLPFGRVTTKQLLHIAGISDEYSTGNLHLTTRQDIQLHFVSLDRTPELWTRLDEEDITIREACGNTVRNVTASPEAGIDPNEPFDVSPYADATFRYFLRNPICQEMGRKFKITFSSSDRDTAMSYIHDLGFIPKVQEVNGKLVRGFKVVIGGGLGAQPMLAQPMYEFLPANQVIPVIESVIRVFDRYGERSNRNKARFKYVISKIGLDEVMRLIKEETRALKVHSFEVDETVDFTPALPAPKAIPDYIIENTEKYDAWLKTNVFAQKQEGYFGIYIKVPTGDISSDTARILAPLVRDFAGDEIRVTQNQGLLLKYVKQEALPYFFAQLEALNLAEPGFDSVADVTTCPGTDTCNLGISNSTNFAKVLEDIIIGEYPELIFNTDIKIKISGCMNSCGQHGISNIGFHGSSLKSGKNVLPALQVLLGGGTVGNGVGRASDKIIKVPSKKATDALRYVINDYYANKEDNERFNDYYDRQGKNYFYQLLKPLADLTNLTPDDFIDWGHQEEYSTAIGVGECAGVMIDLVVTLLYESDEKLEWAAEALEGKRFADAIYYGYGSFVSTAKALLLDKGLKGNTQIGIIDDFDANYVAEGTFAFEPSFKETVLQLNQHEPSEAFAREYIGQALLFLQQASSYRQQQRQMPSPKPVERGA, from the coding sequence ATGCAAACCTTTAGATCCGAAATAGAGAACCCGATAGTTGAGAAGGATATCATTGAGCTGGAGAAGAAAATCCGCATGTACCGCACCGGCAAGATGCAGGAAGACAAGTTCAAGAGCCTGCGCCTGGCGCGCGGTATATATGGCCAGCGCCAGTTGGGGGTGCAGATGATCCGCATCAAGCTGCCTTTTGGCCGGGTCACCACAAAACAGCTTCTGCATATAGCCGGCATCTCGGATGAGTACTCTACCGGCAACCTGCACCTGACCACGCGCCAGGACATACAGCTTCACTTTGTGAGCCTGGACAGGACTCCCGAGCTCTGGACCCGACTGGATGAGGAGGACATTACCATCCGGGAGGCCTGCGGCAACACCGTGCGCAACGTGACGGCGTCGCCGGAGGCGGGCATCGACCCGAATGAGCCTTTTGATGTGTCGCCTTACGCCGATGCCACCTTCCGCTACTTCCTGCGTAACCCGATTTGCCAGGAGATGGGCCGCAAATTCAAGATTACCTTCTCTTCCAGCGACCGCGACACCGCCATGAGCTATATCCACGACCTGGGCTTTATACCTAAAGTGCAGGAGGTGAACGGAAAACTGGTGCGCGGCTTTAAAGTGGTGATCGGGGGCGGCCTGGGGGCACAGCCCATGCTGGCGCAGCCGATGTACGAGTTCCTGCCCGCCAACCAGGTGATTCCGGTGATTGAGAGTGTGATCCGGGTATTTGACCGCTATGGCGAGCGAAGCAACCGCAACAAGGCCAGGTTCAAGTATGTGATCAGCAAGATAGGGCTGGACGAGGTGATGCGCCTGATAAAGGAAGAGACCAGGGCGCTGAAAGTACACAGCTTTGAGGTGGATGAAACCGTGGACTTCACGCCTGCGCTCCCGGCCCCGAAAGCCATCCCGGATTATATCATTGAGAACACGGAAAAGTATGACGCCTGGCTCAAAACCAACGTCTTCGCCCAGAAGCAGGAGGGCTACTTTGGCATCTATATAAAAGTGCCGACCGGCGACATCAGCTCCGACACAGCCAGAATACTGGCTCCGTTGGTGCGCGACTTTGCCGGCGACGAGATACGCGTAACCCAGAACCAGGGGCTGCTGCTGAAGTATGTGAAGCAGGAGGCGCTGCCCTACTTCTTTGCGCAACTGGAGGCCCTGAACCTGGCGGAGCCGGGCTTCGACAGCGTGGCCGACGTTACCACCTGCCCCGGCACCGACACCTGTAACCTGGGTATTTCCAACAGCACCAATTTTGCCAAAGTGCTGGAAGACATCATCATCGGGGAGTACCCGGAGCTGATCTTCAACACCGACATCAAAATTAAGATAAGCGGCTGCATGAACTCCTGCGGACAGCACGGCATCAGCAACATCGGCTTCCATGGCTCGTCGCTGAAGAGCGGCAAAAACGTGTTGCCAGCGCTGCAGGTGCTGCTGGGCGGCGGCACCGTCGGGAACGGCGTGGGCCGGGCATCAGACAAAATCATCAAGGTGCCCAGCAAAAAGGCAACGGACGCGCTGCGCTACGTGATCAACGACTACTACGCGAACAAAGAGGACAACGAGCGCTTCAACGACTACTACGACCGGCAGGGCAAAAACTATTTCTACCAGCTGCTGAAGCCGCTGGCCGACCTGACCAACCTGACGCCGGACGACTTTATCGACTGGGGCCACCAGGAGGAGTACTCGACGGCCATCGGCGTGGGAGAGTGCGCGGGTGTGATGATTGACCTCGTGGTCACCCTGCTGTATGAGTCTGATGAGAAACTGGAGTGGGCCGCCGAGGCCCTGGAGGGCAAGCGTTTTGCCGATGCCATCTACTACGGCTACGGTTCGTTTGTGAGCACGGCTAAGGCGCTGCTGCTCGATAAGGGCCTGAAGGGAAATACCCAGATCGGCATCATCGATGATTTTGACGCAAATTATGTGGCGGAAGGCACGTTTGCCTTTGAGCCCAGCTTTAAAGAGACGGTGCTCCAGCTAAACCAGCATGAGCCGTCGGAGGCATTCGCCCGCGAGTATATAGGCCAGGCGCTGCTGTTTCTGCAGCAGGCCTCCAGCTACCGCCAGCAGCAGCGGCAAATGCCTTCGCCAAAGCCGGTAGAGCGTGGGGCGTAG
- the mug gene encoding G/U mismatch-specific DNA glycosylase has protein sequence MMHIYKPTGEEILAAAGKSLPDVLAPHLQVLFCGINPGLYSAATGYHFARPGNRFWPTLYRAGFTPRLFQPHEQGELLTYGYGVTNFAARATAAAAELSPAELREGGELLRQKVLLYQPQALAVLGITAYRTAFGLRGAVLGLQPERIGETELWVLPNPSGLNAHYPPAALARAYEAFRLALKCD, from the coding sequence ATGATGCATATATATAAACCTACAGGAGAGGAAATATTAGCCGCCGCCGGAAAGTCGTTGCCGGACGTGCTGGCCCCACACCTGCAAGTGCTCTTCTGCGGCATTAATCCCGGCCTCTACAGCGCGGCCACCGGCTATCATTTCGCCCGCCCCGGCAACCGCTTCTGGCCCACCCTGTACCGGGCCGGCTTCACGCCGCGCCTTTTCCAGCCACACGAGCAGGGCGAACTGCTCACCTACGGGTATGGCGTCACCAACTTCGCGGCGCGGGCCACGGCGGCGGCGGCAGAACTGAGCCCGGCAGAACTGCGGGAGGGAGGGGAACTGCTCCGGCAGAAGGTGTTACTTTATCAGCCACAAGCCCTGGCGGTGCTGGGGATTACGGCGTACCGCACCGCCTTTGGGTTGCGCGGGGCAGTGCTGGGGCTGCAGCCGGAAAGAATCGGAGAGACGGAACTGTGGGTGCTACCAAACCCAAGTGGCCTGAACGCCCACTACCCGCCCGCTGCACTTGCCAGGGCATACGAGGCATTCAGACTGGCGCTGAAGTGTGATTAG